The following are from one region of the Pectobacterium actinidiae genome:
- the rlmG gene encoding 23S rRNA (guanine(1835)-N(2))-methyltransferase RlmG translates to MSQLELETCNLTLVRYPQVAENSALQAWDAADEYLLRELATMEIAPGPRLIFNDTFGALACGLQAQSPVSISDSYLSQLATRHNLELNGYDADAVTLLDSMAELPAAPALVVIKIPKTIALLEHQLRMLRKVVTPQTRIIAGAKAKDIHTSTLQLFERVMGPTKTSLAWKKARLVHCEWAELKVSEQSLTTEWELDGYGYRIQNHANVYSRNGLDIGARFFMQHLPEQLDGKIVDLGCGNGVIGLAALKANPEATVGFFDESYMAVASSQMNVDANCPQDVERCSFVVNNGLARVKRDTLQAVLCNPPFHQQHAVTDEIAWQMFMDARRCLQVGGELRIVGNRHLDYFHKLKRLFGNCETLASNTKFAVLRAVKTGSSR, encoded by the coding sequence TTGGAAACGTGCAACCTGACGTTGGTGCGTTACCCTCAGGTCGCTGAAAACTCGGCGTTACAGGCGTGGGATGCCGCAGATGAATATCTGCTGCGTGAGCTCGCTACGATGGAAATTGCGCCGGGTCCACGCCTGATTTTCAATGATACGTTTGGCGCGCTGGCCTGCGGTTTACAGGCGCAATCGCCCGTCAGTATCAGTGACTCTTACCTCAGCCAACTGGCGACGCGGCACAATCTGGAATTGAACGGTTATGATGCCGATGCGGTAACGCTGTTAGATAGCATGGCGGAGTTGCCCGCGGCACCCGCGCTGGTAGTGATTAAAATTCCTAAAACGATCGCGCTGCTGGAACACCAGTTGAGAATGTTGCGTAAGGTCGTTACGCCGCAAACGCGCATCATCGCCGGAGCGAAAGCGAAAGATATTCACACCTCTACGCTGCAACTGTTTGAACGCGTGATGGGGCCGACGAAAACCTCGCTGGCCTGGAAAAAGGCGCGTCTGGTTCACTGTGAGTGGGCGGAACTAAAAGTCAGTGAGCAGTCACTTACTACTGAGTGGGAGCTGGATGGTTACGGCTATCGCATTCAAAACCATGCTAACGTGTATTCACGTAATGGGTTGGATATCGGCGCGCGTTTCTTTATGCAGCATTTGCCGGAACAGCTAGACGGTAAGATCGTCGATCTTGGCTGCGGAAACGGCGTGATTGGGCTGGCGGCGCTGAAAGCTAACCCGGAAGCCACTGTGGGTTTCTTCGATGAATCCTATATGGCGGTGGCATCGAGCCAGATGAACGTTGACGCCAACTGCCCGCAGGATGTCGAGCGCTGTAGTTTTGTGGTAAATAACGGATTGGCACGTGTTAAGCGCGATACGTTACAGGCCGTGTTGTGCAACCCGCCATTCCACCAGCAACATGCGGTGACGGATGAAATTGCCTGGCAGATGTTTATGGATGCCCGCCGCTGTCTTCAGGTTGGCGGAGAACTGCGCATTGTGGGGAATCGCCATCTGGACTATTTCCACAAGTTGAAGCGTCTATTCGGTAATTGTGAAACCCTCGCCAGCAACACGAAGTTCGCTGTTCTGCGTGCGGTGAAAACGGGGTCGTCCCGCTAA